Proteins encoded together in one Desulfosporosinus meridiei DSM 13257 window:
- a CDS encoding YkgJ family cysteine cluster protein, producing MNHRHLVLNEDSEFAFHCHDGLECFKTCCRDINIYLSPYDVLRMKNYLNLSSEDFLKEYTLKVQIPHTGLSIVQIDMSKDNKLRCPFITPKGCQVYKERPWSCRMAPVDMLGGGKYSFIFESSHCHGLNEKKTQTVKDWIQEQGLGIYEDTEQGFNEIPNHLKLTGNPETDEKLKQLFFMACYDLDRFRTLLLNNPSLFEELSLGQEGIDEIQHNDVQLMKFGFKLLCLGSEPLTNLKINGIN from the coding sequence ATGAATCACCGACATTTAGTTCTAAATGAAGACAGTGAGTTTGCATTCCATTGTCACGATGGACTGGAGTGCTTTAAGACATGTTGCCGGGACATCAATATTTATCTCTCTCCATATGATGTTCTCCGGATGAAAAATTATCTCAACCTTTCTTCAGAGGATTTTCTGAAGGAGTATACACTTAAGGTACAAATACCTCACACTGGTTTGTCCATTGTACAAATAGACATGTCCAAGGACAATAAACTAAGATGTCCTTTCATAACACCTAAGGGATGTCAGGTTTATAAAGAGAGACCTTGGTCCTGCCGTATGGCACCTGTGGACATGCTGGGGGGTGGAAAGTATTCTTTTATTTTTGAAAGTTCCCATTGCCACGGCCTAAATGAGAAAAAGACACAAACCGTAAAGGATTGGATCCAAGAGCAGGGGTTAGGGATTTACGAAGATACTGAGCAAGGGTTTAATGAAATACCCAACCATTTAAAACTTACCGGTAACCCAGAAACTGACGAAAAGCTTAAACAGCTTTTCTTTATGGCTTGCTATGATCTGGACAGATTTAGAACCTTGTTGCTGAATAACCCATCCCTATTTGAAGAATTGAGTTTGGGCCAAGAGGGAATAGATGAGATCCAGCATAACGATGTCCAGCTAATGAAATTTGGTTTTAAACTTTTATGTTTAGGTTCCGAGCCCTTGACAAACTTAAAAATTAACGGCATAAATTAA
- a CDS encoding BMP family lipoprotein translates to MKRFSAILLVLVLLCFSVITGCGSTTSQSDATSKGFEIALITDKGNIDDKSFNQGSWEGVVAFAEANKISHKYYKPEEASDAGYLAAIDLAVTGGAKVIVTPGFLFEVPIYEAQSKYPEVKFILLDGTPHTADYKTFKTNDNVASILYSEEEPGYLAGYAAVLDGMKKLGFMGGMAVPAVQAFGYGYLQGAEAAAVKLGLPAGAISVTYHYTGDFAETDTNKATAKTMYQEGTEVIFACGGSVGKSVMSAAAEAGKKVIGVDVDQRYDSETVITSATKGLGASVIQVLESIYKTDKWSTYAGKSTYFNASNNGVGLPTTIIGKQDGNAFDRFKSFSKKDYEAIYASLADSSIDPVRTLKVEDTNGYATAKELITGLKLSKVTVQVR, encoded by the coding sequence TTGAAAAGGTTTTCGGCAATACTATTAGTTCTTGTTTTGTTATGTTTCTCGGTGATTACTGGCTGTGGCAGTACAACTAGCCAAAGTGATGCAACAAGCAAAGGCTTCGAAATCGCGCTCATTACCGACAAAGGCAATATCGATGATAAGTCCTTTAACCAAGGTTCCTGGGAAGGGGTGGTTGCCTTTGCTGAGGCTAACAAAATTAGCCACAAATATTATAAACCTGAAGAAGCGTCAGACGCAGGCTATCTTGCTGCTATCGATCTGGCAGTCACAGGTGGCGCTAAGGTAATTGTTACACCAGGTTTCCTCTTTGAGGTTCCTATTTACGAGGCACAGTCAAAGTACCCTGAGGTAAAATTCATCCTTTTGGATGGAACTCCTCATACAGCTGATTATAAAACCTTTAAAACTAATGATAATGTAGCAAGTATTCTGTACTCTGAAGAAGAGCCCGGCTATTTGGCTGGTTATGCAGCAGTTTTAGACGGCATGAAGAAGCTTGGCTTCATGGGTGGTATGGCTGTTCCTGCTGTTCAAGCCTTTGGTTATGGATATTTACAGGGAGCAGAGGCTGCTGCTGTAAAATTGGGCCTTCCTGCAGGCGCAATTTCTGTTACATACCACTATACAGGGGATTTTGCAGAAACTGATACCAATAAGGCAACAGCAAAAACCATGTATCAGGAAGGTACTGAGGTTATTTTTGCTTGCGGCGGTTCCGTAGGTAAGAGTGTTATGTCTGCTGCTGCAGAAGCTGGAAAAAAAGTTATCGGGGTTGACGTGGATCAAAGATATGACAGCGAGACTGTTATCACTTCTGCAACCAAAGGACTTGGCGCTTCTGTTATACAGGTTCTTGAGTCTATCTATAAGACTGACAAATGGAGCACCTACGCAGGGAAATCTACCTATTTCAATGCATCTAATAATGGTGTAGGTCTGCCAACAACGATTATTGGCAAACAAGATGGCAATGCCTTTGACCGTTTTAAATCCTTCAGCAAAAAAGATTATGAGGCTATTTATGCTTCACTGGCTGATAGCTCAATCGATCCTGTCCGCACCCTAAAGGTTGAAGATACTAACGGTTATGCAACAGCTAAAGAGCTTATAACCGGCCTAAAACTTTCCAAGGTTACTGTTCAAGTTAGATAA
- a CDS encoding ABC transporter ATP-binding protein encodes MENYIIEMLNITKEFPGIIANDNITLRLKKGEIHALLGENGAGKSTLMSVLFGLYQPEIGEIKKNGQVVKINNPNDANDLGIGMVHQHFKLIDIFTVLENIILGVEPNKLGFLKKKQAREKVLKLSKQYGLEVNPDALIEKISVGMQQRVEILKMLYRENDILIFDEPTAVLTPQEIDELMEIMREFAREGKSILFITHKLNEIMAVADRCTVLRKGKYIGDVAIKDTTKEELSRMMVGRDVNFKVHKKTKELGDVVLSANNITVSSKIHKNNAVKNVSFDVRAGEIVCLAGIDGNGQTELVSALTGLEKISSGSITLGGKNITKANIRTRSMSGISHIPEDRHKYGLVLDYSLEKNLVLQRYWQPEFQTFGFIKTKAVRSYADRLIKQYDVRSGQGPITPVRSMSGGNQQKAILAREIDKEHELIIAVQPTRGLDVGAIEYIHKQLVARRDAGKAVLLVSLELEEVMNLSDRILVMYEGEIVGELDAKATTVQELGLYMSGAKRSTAKENENAG; translated from the coding sequence ATGGAAAACTATATTATCGAAATGCTTAATATAACCAAAGAATTCCCCGGCATCATTGCCAATGATAATATAACTCTGCGCTTAAAAAAGGGCGAAATTCATGCTCTGTTAGGGGAAAACGGTGCCGGAAAATCCACCCTAATGAGCGTTCTTTTTGGCTTATACCAGCCGGAAATAGGTGAAATCAAGAAGAATGGCCAGGTGGTCAAAATTAACAATCCCAATGACGCTAATGATTTGGGCATCGGCATGGTGCACCAACATTTTAAACTCATCGATATTTTTACGGTTCTTGAAAATATCATTTTAGGAGTTGAGCCCAATAAGCTGGGTTTCTTGAAAAAAAAGCAAGCCCGGGAAAAGGTACTTAAACTTAGCAAACAGTATGGACTTGAGGTAAACCCTGATGCATTAATTGAAAAGATATCTGTTGGCATGCAACAGCGTGTTGAGATTCTAAAAATGTTATACCGCGAAAATGATATCCTGATTTTTGACGAGCCCACCGCAGTTTTAACCCCCCAGGAAATAGATGAGCTTATGGAAATAATGCGGGAATTCGCCAGAGAAGGTAAATCCATATTATTTATAACCCATAAATTAAATGAGATTATGGCTGTTGCCGATCGTTGCACTGTACTGCGCAAAGGTAAATACATTGGTGACGTTGCAATAAAGGATACTACTAAGGAAGAACTGTCCCGGATGATGGTGGGACGAGATGTGAACTTCAAGGTACATAAAAAGACTAAGGAGCTTGGAGATGTTGTTCTTTCCGCTAATAATATTACTGTTTCCTCCAAGATTCATAAAAACAATGCTGTGAAAAATGTAAGTTTTGATGTGCGGGCAGGTGAAATCGTATGTCTTGCCGGTATCGACGGAAACGGACAAACTGAGCTTGTCTCCGCACTTACAGGACTCGAAAAAATTAGCAGCGGAAGTATCACCCTTGGCGGCAAGAACATTACCAAGGCTAACATACGCACCCGTTCAATGTCTGGTATAAGCCACATTCCGGAAGATCGGCATAAGTACGGTCTCGTCCTTGATTATTCCTTAGAAAAAAATCTAGTCCTGCAGCGTTATTGGCAGCCTGAGTTTCAGACCTTCGGATTTATCAAAACCAAAGCCGTACGCTCTTATGCCGATAGGTTGATTAAGCAATATGATGTGCGCAGCGGGCAAGGACCCATCACTCCAGTCCGAAGCATGTCCGGCGGCAACCAGCAAAAAGCCATTCTTGCCCGGGAAATTGACAAGGAGCACGAACTGATAATTGCCGTACAACCTACTCGAGGTCTGGATGTCGGCGCTATCGAGTATATCCATAAACAGCTCGTTGCCAGGCGCGATGCCGGAAAAGCTGTCTTGTTGGTATCCCTGGAGCTGGAGGAGGTCATGAATTTAAGCGACCGAATTCTTGTTATGTATGAAGGGGAAATCGTTGGTGAGCTAGACGCCAAGGCGACCACTGTTCAAGAACTTGGGCTTTACATGTCAGGTGCCAAACGCAGCACCGCAAAGGAGAATGAAAATGCAGGATAA
- a CDS encoding ABC transporter permease yields the protein MQDKMVSSSKAIENLKKAGKSKGFSAFTAALLAIILGLIFGYLIMRIASPANSFLGFQMLLIGGFKRIGDVFYFATPILMTGLAVGFAFKMGLFNIGASGQYTMGMFFALYVGFMWKLPDSIHWIVCILAGMIGGMLWGLIPGIFKAFLNVNEVITSIMFNYIGMYLVDMLVQGNAAMYISSKTRTAYLPASAQLPTLGIPHSSVNISIILAITLALILFIVLNKTTFGYELKATGFNKFASAYAGMNDKRNIILTLVIAGAMAGLGGAFAILAPSTIAGSSMTYEPVSVIAANGFNGIAVALLGNSNPIGIIFSAVFISHIQRGGTLASLYGYKPEIIDVVIAVIIYFSAFAMLMNASVANLIKKRYSKKQSVKILPADQKEGA from the coding sequence ATGCAGGATAAGATGGTTTCATCTTCAAAAGCTATTGAGAATCTTAAAAAAGCGGGGAAAAGCAAAGGCTTTTCCGCTTTTACAGCCGCTCTGCTGGCAATAATTCTGGGCCTTATTTTTGGCTATCTTATTATGAGGATTGCAAGTCCTGCCAACTCCTTCTTAGGCTTTCAGATGCTGCTGATCGGCGGTTTTAAACGTATAGGTGATGTGTTTTATTTTGCAACTCCCATCTTAATGACAGGTCTGGCTGTAGGCTTTGCCTTCAAAATGGGCTTATTTAACATTGGGGCCTCAGGCCAGTATACCATGGGCATGTTCTTTGCCTTGTATGTCGGGTTTATGTGGAAGCTGCCGGACAGTATTCATTGGATCGTCTGTATACTGGCGGGGATGATCGGTGGTATGCTTTGGGGTTTGATTCCCGGGATATTTAAGGCATTCCTGAACGTTAACGAAGTTATTACCTCCATCATGTTTAACTATATCGGCATGTACCTAGTAGATATGCTTGTTCAAGGAAATGCAGCCATGTATATTTCCTCGAAAACCAGAACGGCCTATCTTCCAGCTTCAGCTCAATTGCCCACTCTCGGAATCCCTCATTCCAGTGTCAATATCTCTATTATTCTGGCCATTACTTTAGCACTTATATTATTTATCGTTTTAAACAAAACCACCTTTGGCTATGAACTCAAAGCAACGGGTTTTAACAAATTTGCCAGCGCCTACGCCGGCATGAACGACAAGCGCAATATTATTCTCACCCTGGTCATTGCCGGGGCCATGGCGGGACTAGGGGGAGCATTCGCTATTTTAGCACCGTCGACTATCGCTGGGAGCAGTATGACCTATGAGCCGGTCAGTGTTATTGCAGCCAACGGATTTAACGGTATTGCCGTAGCCCTCCTGGGCAACTCCAACCCCATCGGAATTATCTTTTCTGCAGTGTTCATTTCCCATATTCAAAGGGGAGGCACACTCGCCAGCCTCTACGGCTATAAGCCGGAAATCATCGATGTTGTGATTGCAGTTATTATTTATTTTTCAGCCTTTGCCATGCTCATGAATGCAAGCGTCGCTAACCTTATAAAGAAGCGTTACAGCAAAAAACAATCAGTAAAAATCCTGCCTGCTGATCAAAAGGAGGGGGCGTAG
- a CDS encoding ABC transporter permease, with product MDTFYYLIQNTLPVAIPLLLVALGGMFSERSGVINIALEGIMLVGAFFGCLFVYFVQSSSLDAQSILLLGMLVAAGAGLLYSLLLSLAAVTMKADQTITGTALNMLIPAAILLFSKMFFNSDGITTNKNFYIKEVPFLSEVPVLGKIFFQNTYITVYIGILLLVLSAIVFYKTKFGLRLRACGEHPHAADSVGINVYFMRYAGVSLSGILGGIGGFFYAVGVMNGNTNGHTGVAGFGFLALAVMIFGQWKPFKILLAALFFAFLRTVAYSIALIPFLDALNINQTYYKMLPYLATMVVLAFTSKKSRAPKAEGIPYDKGLR from the coding sequence ATGGATACCTTCTATTATTTAATTCAGAATACCCTTCCAGTTGCTATCCCCCTGCTTTTGGTGGCCCTGGGCGGTATGTTCAGTGAACGCAGCGGTGTCATTAACATTGCCCTGGAGGGAATCATGCTGGTGGGTGCATTTTTTGGCTGCCTGTTCGTTTACTTTGTCCAAAGTTCCTCCCTAGACGCCCAAAGCATATTGCTTCTGGGTATGCTCGTTGCAGCAGGTGCGGGACTTCTGTATTCTCTGTTGCTATCACTGGCAGCAGTAACTATGAAAGCAGACCAGACTATTACAGGTACCGCCCTTAATATGTTGATTCCCGCAGCCATTCTCTTGTTCTCCAAAATGTTTTTCAACAGTGACGGTATAACCACAAACAAGAACTTCTATATTAAGGAAGTTCCATTCTTAAGTGAAGTACCTGTGCTCGGAAAGATATTTTTCCAAAATACCTATATCACTGTATATATTGGAATTTTGCTACTGGTTCTATCGGCAATCGTATTTTATAAAACGAAGTTTGGTTTACGCCTTCGCGCCTGTGGCGAACATCCTCACGCTGCCGACTCTGTCGGAATAAACGTCTATTTCATGCGTTATGCCGGGGTGAGCCTTTCCGGTATCCTGGGGGGAATTGGCGGATTCTTCTACGCCGTTGGTGTTATGAATGGCAACACCAACGGTCATACAGGGGTTGCGGGATTCGGCTTCCTGGCGCTAGCTGTTATGATCTTCGGACAATGGAAACCTTTTAAGATCCTGCTCGCAGCCTTATTCTTCGCCTTCCTGCGTACTGTGGCCTATTCCATTGCCCTCATCCCCTTCTTAGATGCTTTAAACATCAATCAAACATATTACAAGATGCTTCCATATTTAGCAACGATGGTTGTTTTGGCCTTTACATCAAAAAAATCCAGGGCTCCTAAAGCCGAAGGCATACCCTACGATAAGGGACTTAGGTAA
- a CDS encoding N-acetylmuramoyl-L-alanine amidase: MVKPTIKWIGSPNFSSPMGYKIIAIVNHIMEGTLVGTDSWFAKPESKVSSHFGVGKNGEIHQYVDLKNHAWANGSVNQPNWPLLISGVNPNYYTVSIEHEGLSGSKMPEAQYQATLALHRWLIETLGIPVTRDNIIGHNRIDSVNRARCPGTEFPWDRLFNDLQGGSEVLKVAVLLFTKEDFWAGYDVATKHGNCAIFVRPADLSVPDEAQSAEKLIVVGGPTTKHPAEVLLSGNDKYLTAAAVAKYLE, from the coding sequence ATGGTTAAACCAACGATTAAATGGATCGGATCGCCTAACTTCAGTAGCCCGATGGGGTATAAAATAATTGCGATTGTAAATCACATCATGGAAGGTACATTGGTAGGTACAGACTCATGGTTTGCGAAGCCAGAGAGTAAAGTTAGTTCTCATTTTGGAGTCGGTAAAAATGGAGAGATCCATCAGTACGTGGATCTGAAAAACCATGCTTGGGCAAACGGAAGTGTGAATCAACCGAATTGGCCTTTGCTTATTTCAGGAGTTAATCCGAATTATTACACCGTTTCAATTGAACACGAAGGCCTAAGCGGGAGTAAGATGCCTGAAGCCCAGTACCAGGCAACTCTTGCCTTACATCGCTGGTTAATTGAGACTTTAGGGATTCCTGTAACCAGAGATAATATCATTGGGCATAACAGGATCGACTCTGTTAATAGAGCTAGGTGTCCTGGAACAGAATTTCCCTGGGATCGGCTCTTTAATGATTTGCAAGGAGGAAGCGAAGTGTTAAAGGTAGCAGTCTTATTGTTCACGAAGGAGGATTTTTGGGCGGGTTACGATGTTGCAACAAAGCATGGGAACTGCGCTATTTTTGTAAGACCGGCAGATTTATCAGTACCTGATGAAGCCCAAAGTGCTGAGAAATTGATAGTCGTAGGGGGTCCTACAACCAAACATCCAGCTGAAGTTCTGTTGAGTGGAAATGACAAATATCTAACAGCGGCTGCTGTGGCCAAATATTTAGAGTAA
- the tlp gene encoding small acid-soluble spore protein Tlp produces MAKPDDRSDNEEHLQNHIDHTFVNLREAEDYLNEHADEISDEEKQAIEAKNDRRRESIDYFIAEKKDEARR; encoded by the coding sequence TTGGCCAAACCAGATGATCGATCAGATAATGAGGAACACCTTCAGAATCATATAGACCACACTTTTGTAAATTTGCGTGAAGCAGAGGATTACTTAAATGAACATGCAGATGAGATTTCTGATGAAGAGAAACAAGCTATTGAAGCGAAAAATGATCGACGCAGAGAAAGTATTGATTATTTCATAGCAGAAAAAAAGGATGAAGCTCGACGGTAA